From a region of the Methanoculleus receptaculi genome:
- the lysA gene encoding diaminopimelate decarboxylase, producing the protein MILPPHLMVKAGHLWIGGQDTVDLAQRFGTPLYVTDEDRIRENFRRLAGALTAHYPNVRILYAAKANGNLAVFRILASMGAGADVFSAGEVSLALAAGMRPESLLFNGSSKSPADLALAVEKGIKVSVDSLDELRQLNAAAAEAGKTVEIAFRVNPEIDVPTHPKIATGLATSKFGIPAGQILDAYREALDAGHVNPVGIHCHIGSQILAVEPFAREVEVLIRLASDLIDIGVDPSFIDIGGGLGIPYRRETDRAPTPEDYAGAIMPIFLKGIRDLGIEPELWIEPGRWLIGDSTILLTRVNSVKTAHRTFANVDAGFNLFIRPAMYDAHHEVVAANKADTPPQREYSVAGPICEMGDILASDRMLPDLEAGDLIAVLDAGAYGFAMSSQYNSRPRCAEVLVAGGRAALMRRAETIDDLIATMLTPPW; encoded by the coding sequence GTGATCCTCCCGCCGCACCTCATGGTTAAGGCCGGTCATCTCTGGATCGGCGGCCAGGACACAGTGGATCTCGCGCAACGGTTTGGCACTCCACTCTACGTCACCGACGAGGACCGGATCCGGGAGAACTTCAGGCGCCTTGCAGGCGCCCTCACCGCGCATTATCCGAACGTCCGGATCCTCTACGCCGCCAAGGCAAACGGCAATCTCGCGGTCTTCAGGATACTTGCCTCGATGGGCGCGGGTGCCGATGTGTTCTCCGCAGGGGAGGTCTCTCTCGCCCTTGCCGCCGGGATGCGGCCGGAGTCGCTCCTCTTCAACGGGAGCTCGAAATCCCCTGCTGACCTTGCCCTCGCGGTTGAGAAGGGGATAAAGGTCTCGGTGGACTCGCTTGACGAACTCCGGCAACTCAATGCGGCGGCCGCAGAGGCGGGAAAGACGGTCGAGATTGCTTTCAGGGTCAACCCTGAGATCGATGTTCCTACCCACCCGAAGATCGCAACCGGGCTTGCGACAAGCAAGTTCGGCATTCCTGCAGGACAGATCCTGGATGCCTACCGGGAGGCCCTTGATGCAGGGCATGTCAACCCTGTCGGTATCCACTGCCATATCGGCTCGCAGATCCTGGCCGTGGAGCCATTCGCGCGCGAGGTCGAGGTGTTGATCAGGCTCGCGAGCGACCTTATCGATATCGGGGTAGACCCCTCCTTCATTGACATCGGGGGAGGGCTCGGCATCCCCTACCGCCGGGAGACTGACCGTGCCCCGACGCCCGAGGACTATGCGGGAGCGATCATGCCCATCTTCCTGAAGGGGATACGTGACCTCGGGATCGAGCCAGAACTCTGGATTGAACCGGGCCGCTGGCTCATCGGCGACTCGACGATTCTCCTCACCAGGGTCAACTCAGTCAAGACCGCCCACAGGACCTTTGCAAACGTCGATGCCGGGTTCAACCTGTTCATCCGTCCAGCGATGTACGATGCCCACCACGAGGTAGTAGCAGCAAACAAAGCAGACACTCCCCCCCAGCGGGAATACTCGGTCGCGGGACCAATCTGTGAGATGGGTGACATCCTTGCCAGTGACCGTATGCTCCCTGACCTTGAGGCCGGTGATCTCATCGCCGTCCTGGATGCCGGGGCATACGGGTTTGCGATGTCATCGCAGTATAACAGTCGGCCACGCTGCGCTGAGGTGCTGGTCGCAGGTGGAAGGGCTGCATTGATGCGTCGGGCCGAGACGATCGACGACCTGATCGCCACGATGTTGACCCCGCCATGGTAG
- the cutA gene encoding divalent-cation tolerance protein CutA, whose protein sequence is MDPPDCIMVFCTAQAGDAENLAVSLVNARLAACVNVVDVRSCFWWEGAVSTEDERLLIMKTQHRLLDPLIERIRGQHTYDLPEIIAIPIIGGDGPYLNWIREETG, encoded by the coding sequence ATGGATCCTCCCGATTGCATCATGGTCTTCTGCACGGCCCAGGCCGGTGATGCTGAGAATCTCGCCGTGTCGCTCGTCAATGCCCGTCTTGCAGCCTGCGTGAACGTTGTGGATGTCAGGTCGTGTTTCTGGTGGGAGGGGGCGGTATCCACAGAGGACGAGCGCCTCCTGATCATGAAGACACAGCACCGCCTCCTCGATCCCCTGATAGAGAGGATTCGCGGCCAGCACACATACGACCTGCCCGAGATTATCGCCATCCCGATTATCGGGGGGGATGGCCCATACCTTAACTGGATACGGGAGGAGACAGGCTGA
- a CDS encoding CBS domain-containing protein, which produces MELSPIQKDILITLITLYHQSSHSIKGEEIAEVLRRNPGTVRNQMQALRALGLVDGVPGPKGGYSPTARAYTELNLGDLEHQFEVPIVRDGEKVKGVRVTELGFTTLCHPDLCQAVVKIIGSVKLFNMGDMVTIGPTPVNKLLVRGEVFGMDENREALLISVSEMISLPKRPISHYMSTPVRTLPITATFRDAIHLFNKHHIHGAPVLDDAGNLAGIVTLSDIARGLDAGSTLDAPIAQVMTTDVVIAPPSIRLYELVGRFKEREIGRLVVVENGKPVGIVTQSDIISIFPSF; this is translated from the coding sequence ATGGAGCTCTCCCCTATTCAGAAGGATATTCTGATAACCTTAATCACCCTTTACCATCAGTCTTCCCACTCTATAAAAGGTGAGGAGATCGCAGAGGTACTGAGGCGTAATCCCGGCACCGTCCGCAACCAGATGCAGGCGTTGAGGGCACTCGGACTGGTCGACGGGGTGCCGGGACCAAAAGGAGGTTACAGCCCAACCGCCAGAGCATATACGGAGTTGAATCTAGGGGATCTCGAGCACCAGTTCGAGGTGCCGATCGTGCGCGACGGTGAGAAGGTAAAGGGCGTCCGCGTCACCGAACTCGGGTTTACCACCCTCTGCCACCCTGACCTCTGCCAGGCAGTGGTCAAGATCATCGGAAGCGTGAAACTCTTTAACATGGGAGATATGGTCACTATAGGCCCAACCCCCGTGAATAAACTCCTCGTTCGAGGCGAAGTGTTCGGGATGGACGAGAACCGGGAGGCGCTCCTGATCAGCGTCTCAGAGATGATCTCCCTCCCGAAACGTCCGATCTCGCATTACATGAGCACACCGGTTCGGACGCTGCCGATCACCGCAACCTTCCGCGATGCAATTCACCTCTTCAATAAACACCACATCCATGGTGCACCGGTCCTTGATGATGCGGGAAACCTTGCAGGCATTGTGACATTGAGCGATATCGCCCGGGGACTTGACGCCGGGTCAACGCTTGATGCGCCCATCGCGCAGGTCATGACAACCGATGTGGTGATTGCACCACCATCCATCCGGCTCTATGAACTTGTGGGCCGGTTCAAGGAACGGGAGATCGGGAGGCTGGTTGTGGTAGAAAACGGCAAACCTGTCGGGATCGTCACTCAGAGCGACATAATCAGCATCTTCCCATCGTTCTGA
- a CDS encoding DUF1894 domain-containing protein, translating into MKPEVLLSGSSFKEAREFIRKNVKEYYEVEPGYRILDVHIIGVPPLYVGIEGENIVFPYTKPCHGTFVVKIPGSDEIARLRERKRK; encoded by the coding sequence ATGAAACCCGAGGTCTTACTCTCCGGATCGTCTTTTAAGGAGGCGCGAGAGTTCATCCGGAAGAACGTTAAAGAGTATTACGAGGTTGAACCGGGTTACCGGATACTGGACGTCCACATCATCGGCGTGCCGCCGCTCTATGTCGGGATCGAGGGTGAAAACATTGTCTTCCCCTACACCAAACCCTGTCACGGAACTTTTGTGGTGAAGATACCCGGGAGCGACGAGATCGCACGGTTGCGGGAGAGGAAGAGAAAGTAA
- a CDS encoding LL-diaminopimelate aminotransferase: MYSRRMDHLPPYLFARIDEMKEEKQRQGVDIIDLGVGDPDLPTPKHIVEALCAATRDPKNHHYPSYAGMPAYRRAVAEWYRRRFGVDLEPMKETLALIGSKEGIAHIAEAFVNPGEFVLVADPGYPVYKTSALFAEGKVYEMPLCPENNFLPALEDIPAAVVKQARMIFINYPNNPTAAVAPLSFFEEVVEFAREHDIVVVHDNAYSEITFDGYRSPSFLEADGAMEVGIEMHSLSKTYNMTGWRIGMACGNADIVAGLGRVKTNVDSGAFDAIQHAAIAALTGPQDSVREACSVYQERRDALVSGLREIGFDVQAPKATFYVWVPVDDCMAFAAKLLDEAGIVATPGVGFGRNGEGFVRFAITRSVERINEAVERMRGLDL; encoded by the coding sequence ATGTATTCGAGACGCATGGATCACCTCCCTCCCTACCTTTTTGCGCGCATTGACGAGATGAAAGAGGAGAAACAGCGCCAGGGCGTTGATATAATCGACCTCGGGGTTGGCGATCCCGATCTCCCCACGCCGAAGCATATAGTGGAGGCCCTCTGTGCCGCAACCCGTGACCCTAAGAATCATCACTACCCCTCCTATGCCGGTATGCCCGCGTACCGCAGGGCGGTGGCAGAATGGTATCGGCGTCGGTTCGGGGTTGACCTCGAGCCGATGAAGGAGACCCTCGCGCTAATCGGTTCAAAAGAGGGGATCGCGCACATCGCCGAGGCCTTTGTCAACCCCGGTGAGTTTGTCCTGGTTGCAGATCCCGGTTACCCCGTCTACAAGACCTCCGCCCTCTTTGCTGAGGGTAAGGTCTATGAGATGCCGCTCTGCCCCGAGAACAATTTTCTTCCGGCGCTTGAGGATATCCCCGCCGCTGTTGTTAAGCAGGCCAGGATGATCTTCATCAACTACCCGAATAACCCCACGGCAGCCGTAGCACCCCTCTCGTTCTTTGAGGAGGTTGTCGAGTTTGCAAGGGAGCACGATATCGTCGTGGTCCATGACAACGCCTACTCCGAGATCACCTTCGATGGCTACCGTTCACCCTCCTTCCTCGAGGCCGACGGCGCGATGGAGGTCGGTATCGAGATGCACTCCCTCTCAAAGACCTACAACATGACCGGGTGGCGGATCGGGATGGCCTGTGGAAACGCCGATATTGTAGCAGGGCTCGGTCGTGTCAAGACCAACGTTGACTCCGGGGCGTTCGATGCCATCCAGCACGCCGCGATTGCCGCGTTAACAGGCCCTCAGGACTCTGTTAGAGAGGCCTGTTCGGTATACCAGGAGCGCCGGGACGCGCTCGTCTCGGGTCTTCGAGAGATCGGGTTTGACGTTCAGGCGCCGAAGGCCACCTTCTACGTATGGGTGCCGGTCGACGACTGCATGGCATTTGCCGCGAAACTCCTCGACGAGGCCGGGATTGTCGCGACGCCGGGGGTCGGTTTCGGTCGAAACGGTGAGGGGTTCGTCCGTTTCGCGATCACCCGGTCGGTCGAGCGGATCAACGAGGCGGTCGAGCGGATGCGGGGGCTTGACCTGTGA
- a CDS encoding NOG1 family protein, protein MEFETIPTVPTADEVIDRSLRRAAARKKLKTNVDTANEEFVRAVGSAIHDKLKSVVTSFPSFERLPPFYQEMTDILVSVDRLKHSLGAVAWAADQVRVISSGYARSMRKSGETDRKRRQAVARMASVVHQVGDDLLFLNEARNTLRKLPHVSEDEFTVVVAGFPNVGKSSFIRLVSTAEPEIAAYPFTTKRVIVGHRDIGGRKRIQFIDTPGLLERPAEERNPIERQAVSAIINTADVVLFMLDASEDCGYSLDDQIRLLEEVRGAVDVPLVPVVNKADIKGIDGYPAMSTLTGEGVNEVLDLVLTLRAKATQTSLRGPLQSETRQ, encoded by the coding sequence GTGGAATTTGAAACCATCCCGACCGTTCCGACGGCTGACGAAGTTATCGACCGCAGTCTTCGGAGGGCGGCAGCCAGAAAGAAACTGAAGACCAACGTCGATACAGCAAACGAGGAGTTTGTGCGGGCGGTCGGGAGCGCTATACACGATAAATTAAAGAGCGTGGTCACCTCGTTCCCGAGTTTTGAGCGTCTCCCGCCATTCTACCAGGAGATGACCGATATCCTCGTCTCGGTCGATCGGTTGAAACACTCGCTGGGTGCTGTTGCCTGGGCGGCCGATCAGGTCCGGGTTATCAGCTCCGGTTACGCCCGGAGTATGCGAAAGAGCGGAGAGACCGACCGGAAACGGCGGCAGGCAGTTGCCCGGATGGCTTCGGTTGTTCACCAGGTTGGAGACGATCTCCTCTTCCTCAACGAGGCAAGGAACACCCTGCGCAAACTGCCGCACGTGAGCGAGGATGAGTTTACCGTGGTGGTTGCCGGGTTCCCGAATGTGGGGAAATCCTCTTTCATAAGGCTGGTATCAACCGCGGAACCGGAGATCGCCGCCTATCCTTTCACCACAAAAAGGGTCATCGTCGGTCACCGTGATATTGGAGGCCGCAAACGGATTCAGTTCATCGATACTCCGGGTCTCCTGGAGCGCCCCGCCGAGGAGAGGAACCCGATCGAGCGGCAGGCAGTGAGTGCCATCATAAACACGGCCGACGTCGTCCTGTTCATGCTTGACGCAAGTGAAGACTGCGGCTACTCGCTCGATGACCAGATTCGCCTCCTTGAAGAGGTCCGCGGGGCTGTCGATGTACCTCTCGTGCCGGTCGTAAACAAGGCGGATATAAAGGGGATCGATGGCTACCCGGCGATGTCCACCCTCACCGGGGAGGGGGTGAATGAGGTGCTCGACCTCGTTCTCACCCTCAGAGCGAAAGCCACCCAAACGAGCCTGCGAGGGCCGCTCCAATCAGAAACCCGGCAATAG
- a CDS encoding DUF1890 domain-containing protein, translating into MVETDNLKNEALLLLGCPQVPVQTSLALYTAHNLRRQGCRPVIAGTPAARKLMEVADPGRCYIDEMNDLDNMIDEIAEKQRDFKLCFVFIHNDSGVAYAGTMAYISSARVCALIFGEHAEELAGEIEFPCEIIAAKAVHNPMPLKRRLDEVMQWPVVSKL; encoded by the coding sequence ATGGTAGAAACAGATAACCTGAAGAATGAGGCGCTGCTCCTGCTCGGGTGCCCGCAGGTGCCCGTCCAGACGAGTCTGGCGCTATACACGGCGCACAACCTGAGGAGACAGGGTTGCCGTCCGGTGATCGCGGGGACACCTGCAGCACGGAAACTGATGGAGGTGGCCGATCCCGGCCGTTGCTACATCGACGAGATGAACGACCTTGACAATATGATCGATGAGATAGCAGAGAAGCAACGGGATTTTAAACTCTGTTTCGTCTTCATCCACAATGATTCAGGGGTTGCATACGCCGGAACGATGGCGTATATCTCCAGTGCACGGGTCTGCGCGCTTATATTCGGGGAGCACGCAGAGGAACTCGCCGGCGAGATCGAGTTTCCCTGCGAGATTATCGCGGCGAAGGCGGTGCATAACCCAATGCCGCTGAAAAGAAGACTTGACGAGGTGATGCAATGGCCGGTTGTCTCGAAGCTATGA
- a CDS encoding PRC-barrel domain-containing protein, with amino-acid sequence MSKTFCRSLARKKVMSNDGMLIGTIKNIMVDLSTGQVVDLLVKPDETFRTDGYRTDGDKMLVPFEAVKDIKDYVVVDRYLLKRSE; translated from the coding sequence ATGAGCAAAACGTTCTGCCGCTCCCTTGCCAGGAAGAAAGTGATGAGCAACGATGGCATGCTCATCGGCACCATCAAGAATATCATGGTTGACCTGAGCACCGGGCAGGTTGTCGACCTTCTTGTCAAGCCGGACGAGACGTTCAGGACCGATGGTTACAGGACGGATGGAGACAAGATGCTCGTGCCGTTCGAGGCTGTAAAAGATATAAAGGATTATGTTGTTGTAGACCGTTACCTGCTGAAGAGATCTGAGTAG
- a CDS encoding TspO/MBR family protein — MKPAPVYIRAVQAIVAIGICLAAAKIGSAFTMPAIPTWYASLVKPGLTPPAWVFAPVWTVLYVLMGIALYLVWSKGWKQRGVPVAVGIFGVQLFLNVLWSYAFFGLQAPFLALTVILLLWIAILLAIVAFYRVSIPAAALLVPYLIWVAFAAYLNHGIYILNP, encoded by the coding sequence GTGAAACCCGCACCAGTATACATCCGGGCCGTCCAGGCCATTGTGGCGATCGGGATCTGCCTTGCAGCTGCAAAGATAGGATCGGCGTTTACCATGCCGGCGATTCCAACCTGGTATGCCTCCCTGGTAAAACCGGGGCTGACCCCGCCGGCATGGGTCTTTGCTCCAGTCTGGACGGTGCTCTACGTCCTTATGGGCATTGCACTCTACCTGGTCTGGAGCAAGGGCTGGAAGCAGCGGGGTGTGCCGGTTGCGGTAGGGATCTTTGGTGTCCAGTTATTCCTGAACGTTCTCTGGTCTTATGCCTTCTTCGGGCTGCAGGCACCGTTCCTCGCGCTCACCGTGATCCTGCTCCTCTGGATTGCAATCCTGCTGGCAATAGTCGCCTTCTACCGGGTCTCGATCCCCGCAGCAGCGCTCCTTGTCCCCTATCTCATCTGGGTTGCCTTCGCGGCCTACCTCAACCACGGCATCTACATCCTCAACCCATGA
- a CDS encoding histone family protein has protein sequence MTEIPLAPVGRLIKKAGAERVSSDASEELARLMEDYAARVAKEAIKLAGHAGRKTVKAIDIRMATETLK, from the coding sequence ATGACTGAAATACCTCTTGCACCTGTTGGAAGGCTCATAAAGAAAGCCGGTGCAGAACGGGTGAGTTCTGATGCCAGCGAGGAACTCGCAAGACTGATGGAAGATTATGCTGCGCGGGTCGCAAAAGAGGCGATCAAACTGGCGGGTCATGCAGGCAGGAAGACGGTCAAGGCAATCGATATCCGGATGGCGACCGAGACTCTGAAGTGA
- a CDS encoding OB-fold nucleic acid binding domain-containing protein has translation MKFHYRLVDDLLTEDEFERRVEEKVIESGDLLDEQTAAMLVVRDLGRAHVRIRDLTAVTSLACFFAKVLSIGEPREFERPDGTKGLVASVRVGDETGRARLTLWDEKAAAVSELEAGVVVEILGRPKSGGTTPDVTVVAIQEAACEITCEDTPDDPGTTVADVLEVRLISVGEPRTFTRRNGSPGEMLEAVVGNEKGVFRLVAWAPALLRGVEPGESIVIKGALARDNDWGVEYSVGETASVAPSGRQINITMNRVAEVEEGGSYSLSGTVVSVQHARTFTTRSGRSSKVRNLVFADETGEIPVVIWGEKADERLMPGDRIEVYNAVGRRARSGGIELHLSWGSALLILEHEEEIVEIEGTVIPVGEGISIDAGNSCYLLERVIPIGHLVRARGTVQRGVFRPDFLEYMQPDLGSLKRRLDRFNQKI, from the coding sequence GTGAAGTTCCACTACCGTCTGGTCGATGACCTTCTCACGGAAGATGAGTTTGAACGCCGGGTTGAGGAGAAGGTGATAGAGTCAGGCGATCTTCTCGATGAACAAACAGCGGCTATGCTGGTCGTCCGTGACCTTGGCCGGGCGCACGTCCGTATACGCGACCTAACGGCGGTCACAAGCCTCGCGTGCTTCTTTGCAAAGGTGCTCTCTATCGGGGAACCCCGGGAGTTTGAGCGGCCAGACGGCACGAAAGGGCTTGTAGCGAGCGTGAGGGTGGGCGATGAGACCGGGAGGGCCCGGTTGACACTCTGGGACGAGAAAGCCGCCGCAGTCTCTGAGCTGGAGGCAGGTGTCGTCGTAGAGATACTTGGGCGCCCGAAGAGCGGTGGAACGACTCCTGACGTCACCGTCGTTGCCATCCAGGAGGCGGCATGCGAGATAACCTGTGAGGATACCCCTGATGACCCCGGAACAACAGTCGCGGATGTTCTTGAGGTCAGGCTGATCTCGGTAGGGGAGCCGCGGACGTTCACCCGGCGCAATGGATCCCCGGGGGAGATGCTCGAGGCGGTGGTCGGGAACGAGAAGGGCGTGTTCCGACTTGTCGCCTGGGCGCCGGCGCTCCTCCGTGGGGTTGAGCCCGGGGAGAGCATCGTTATCAAGGGCGCTCTCGCACGCGACAACGACTGGGGAGTCGAGTACAGCGTCGGTGAAACCGCATCAGTTGCACCCTCCGGCCGTCAGATCAACATCACTATGAACAGAGTTGCGGAGGTGGAGGAAGGCGGGTCGTACTCGCTCTCTGGAACTGTGGTCAGTGTGCAGCATGCCCGGACGTTTACCACACGGAGCGGGCGGTCATCAAAGGTTCGAAACCTTGTCTTTGCGGATGAGACGGGTGAGATCCCGGTTGTAATCTGGGGCGAGAAGGCTGATGAACGCCTGATGCCAGGCGATCGGATCGAGGTCTACAACGCGGTCGGGCGGCGGGCGCGCTCTGGCGGCATCGAGTTGCATCTCTCGTGGGGAAGCGCTCTCCTCATCCTTGAGCATGAGGAAGAGATCGTTGAGATCGAGGGCACGGTCATCCCTGTCGGCGAGGGGATCTCCATCGACGCGGGCAATTCCTGCTACCTCCTGGAGAGGGTGATCCCCATCGGCCATCTCGTGCGCGCCAGGGGCACGGTTCAGCGTGGCGTGTTCAGGCCGGACTTTCTTGAGTATATGCAACCCGATCTCGGATCGCTGAAACGCCGCCTGGATCGTTTCAACCAGAAGATCTGA
- the fdhD gene encoding formate dehydrogenase accessory sulfurtransferase FdhD, whose protein sequence is METVRRTGIQVNGDEVCEVQDSIIVEGRVRLFLNGEYLTTIVASPERLEDLGAGFVVCEGLAETVESVEVSGGDVHIAAPVKRESLLEMESSGGYRVLGEANKVDSTITITADGVRAVTAAIESDVWRRTGGVHCSVLFCGGDLVTRACDLGRHNTVDKVVGYATLRGLDRSGCVLGCTGRQPAGMVAKAANAGIPIVVSRAASTDRGIMTAERAGITLIGFSRGERFTIYTHPERVPEVLKKLGRPW, encoded by the coding sequence ATGGAGACCGTCCGCCGCACGGGGATCCAGGTGAACGGGGATGAGGTGTGTGAGGTCCAGGACAGTATCATCGTCGAAGGCCGTGTCCGGCTCTTCCTGAACGGAGAGTATCTTACAACCATTGTGGCAAGCCCTGAACGCCTCGAAGATCTCGGGGCGGGGTTTGTCGTCTGCGAGGGGCTGGCGGAGACGGTCGAGTCCGTCGAGGTCTCTGGCGGGGATGTCCATATAGCCGCACCGGTAAAGAGAGAGTCCCTGCTCGAGATGGAGTCGTCCGGCGGTTACCGGGTGCTTGGCGAGGCAAATAAGGTGGATTCAACTATCACGATCACCGCTGACGGCGTCCGCGCGGTCACGGCAGCGATCGAGTCTGATGTCTGGCGACGGACCGGCGGCGTCCACTGTTCCGTCCTCTTCTGCGGCGGCGACCTCGTCACCAGGGCCTGCGACCTCGGCAGGCACAACACCGTCGATAAGGTGGTGGGTTATGCGACCCTCCGGGGGCTGGACAGGTCGGGGTGCGTCCTCGGTTGCACGGGAAGGCAGCCTGCAGGAATGGTAGCAAAGGCGGCCAATGCAGGTATCCCGATCGTCGTCTCCCGGGCTGCATCCACCGACCGGGGGATCATGACGGCAGAGCGTGCAGGGATCACCCTGATAGGCTTCTCGCGGGGCGAGCGGTTCACCATCTACACGCACCCTGAACGGGTGCCTGAAGTTCTGAAAAAACTGGGGAGACCATGGTAG
- the radA gene encoding DNA repair and recombination protein RadA: MSEIDLEDLPGVGTTTADKLREAGYGRVESVATATPGDLAEAAEIGEATAKKIIIAARKMADIGGFKTGRDIMDRRREVKKLKILVPELDELIGGGLETQAITEVYGEFGSGKSQLVHQLAVNVQIPEELGGLHGGVIYIDTENTFRPERIEQMVKGLPEGAEIGSIEEVLERIHVARAHNSDHQMLLLDSARELANDLRKSDYPIRLFVIDSLTSLFRSEYAGRGTLAPRQQKLNRHMHDLFKLIDDHNAVGLVTNQVMSNPGILFGDPTKPIGGNIVGHTATFRIYLRKGKGGKRVARLVDSPNLPEGEAAFMVEQVGLRPC, translated from the coding sequence ATGTCAGAGATTGATCTTGAAGATTTACCCGGAGTTGGGACAACCACCGCCGATAAACTCCGTGAAGCTGGATATGGTAGAGTAGAGAGCGTTGCAACGGCAACGCCGGGGGATCTCGCCGAAGCGGCGGAGATCGGTGAGGCGACCGCCAAGAAGATAATCATCGCCGCCAGGAAGATGGCGGATATCGGGGGGTTCAAGACAGGCCGGGATATCATGGACAGGAGAAGAGAGGTAAAGAAACTCAAGATCCTGGTGCCTGAACTCGACGAGTTGATCGGTGGCGGACTCGAGACGCAGGCGATAACTGAGGTTTATGGTGAGTTCGGGTCTGGCAAGAGCCAGCTTGTCCACCAGCTGGCGGTCAACGTCCAGATCCCTGAAGAACTCGGGGGGCTGCACGGTGGTGTGATCTACATCGACACGGAGAACACCTTCCGCCCGGAGCGTATTGAGCAGATGGTTAAAGGCCTGCCTGAGGGGGCGGAGATCGGGTCTATCGAGGAAGTCCTGGAGCGGATCCACGTAGCGCGGGCGCACAATTCCGACCACCAGATGCTCCTCCTTGATAGTGCGCGTGAACTTGCAAACGATCTTCGGAAGTCCGATTACCCTATCAGGCTCTTTGTCATCGACTCCCTGACGTCGCTCTTCCGGTCGGAGTATGCGGGGCGCGGCACGCTGGCGCCACGGCAGCAGAAACTGAACCGCCACATGCACGATCTGTTCAAACTGATCGATGACCACAACGCTGTTGGCCTTGTGACCAACCAGGTGATGTCGAACCCCGGCATTCTCTTCGGCGATCCAACAAAACCTATCGGCGGCAACATCGTCGGACACACCGCAACATTCCGGATATACCTGCGGAAAGGCAAGGGTGGCAAGAGGGTCGCCCGCCTGGTGGATAGTCCCAACCTGCCTGAAGGCGAGGCAGCGTTCATGGTCGAGCAGGTGGGGCTAAGACCTTGTTAA
- a CDS encoding phosphoglycolate phosphatase, with protein sequence MLRAVATDVDGTLTDRRRRINTAAIEAIRTLVDAGITVVLASGNTVCFMDTLSKMVGTDGTIIGENGGVYRRSFSGPLQIAGDREVCLEAFEVLRDYFAGKGVELELYSAQYRFADVAFARNVDPAEAQAIIQVKGLDVRVLDTGFAIHLQPPGVSKGAAMRELAIELGIPTTEILAIGDSENDIEMIEAAGVGVAVANATPATRMAADVVTSRPYGDGFVEAVKMYYSDLFSR encoded by the coding sequence TTGTTAAGGGCTGTTGCAACGGACGTCGATGGCACCCTTACCGATCGGCGGCGGCGGATCAACACCGCCGCCATCGAGGCCATCCGCACCCTCGTTGACGCCGGGATCACGGTTGTGCTTGCAAGCGGCAACACCGTCTGCTTCATGGACACTCTATCAAAGATGGTCGGGACGGATGGGACGATCATCGGCGAGAACGGTGGCGTCTATCGTAGGAGTTTCTCCGGCCCTCTCCAGATCGCCGGCGACCGGGAGGTCTGTCTGGAAGCGTTCGAGGTTCTCCGGGACTATTTTGCCGGAAAGGGCGTTGAACTCGAACTTTACAGCGCGCAATACCGGTTTGCTGACGTCGCCTTCGCGCGGAACGTCGATCCCGCCGAGGCTCAGGCGATCATCCAGGTGAAGGGCCTAGATGTACGCGTCCTTGATACAGGATTCGCGATCCACCTCCAGCCGCCGGGCGTGAGCAAGGGGGCGGCGATGCGTGAACTCGCCATTGAGTTGGGTATCCCCACCACGGAGATTCTTGCTATCGGTGACTCCGAGAACGATATCGAGATGATCGAGGCCGCCGGTGTAGGGGTAGCGGTTGCAAACGCCACCCCCGCTACGCGCATGGCTGCGGACGTTGTCACCTCAAGGCCATACGGTGACGGCTTCGTGGAAGCGGTAAAAATGTACTACTCAGATCTCTTCAGCAGGTAA